From the Lactuca sativa cultivar Salinas chromosome 9, Lsat_Salinas_v11, whole genome shotgun sequence genome, the window TACAAATTTCGAAGAATTCTGTTTTTCATGAGCGGATGAAGCATATTGagatttattgtcattttactcgTCATCATCTGCAGCTTGGGACCATTTTGCTTCCCTTTGTTTCATCAACTTTGCAGCTTGCGGATATTTTTATGAAGACTTTATCGGCTTCTCGGTTTCGGTTCTTATGTGACAAACTCTCAATGCTTATTGCTGCGTCATTGTGAGTTTGAGGGGGGATGTTAGTCTATATTATTAGCCCGCTTGTTTATGGACCCTTTTTGTCTTTAGCCCATCAGGGTTTCTGTCTAGCTAGTATTTATATCCGCTTTATTCCTTGTAGTCTTTATGCTTTTCTCTGAGAACCCTTGTAATTTCTCTTTGATATAATCATATGAAAATGTTATCATGTATAACTCCGAATTCGTAAAATTTGTGCATTGaaaccccaaactatacctattatagtttgcatgtatgtcGTGTGCTTGGTTCGTATATTaatctgaaaactatgcaattatgttttTGAGTTGAAagtgtcccttatgctccgcataatacaaaagggataaaaatatctatatattttatataaattattggACTGaatcaattgcataagttttaaactTGTTGAAATCCTTTTTGTTTTAGTTCACAAAACCATtagtgtttggcttgtattccccctgaaaacattaaaaatcataaaagcgtaggggtatgaactcactgttagaTGCATGAAAGTGTTGGACAATGAAATTGGGAATGAAGATCCTCGAGTTGATGTACGCGACACTCAACGAAATCCTAATACaaataatacatatatgtatctaaattagcgatctCGTcagataaagtgttagaaaaacacttgctttcagttaaggaatgttaccgggacttgaTTGAATCGAGGAAAGCGGGTTATCAGCCTAATGCACCACTTAggaagtgtttacggccatgaatggggtttacagccgtgaagggagtttacggccgtgaactttCTCTTGAAGGGTGTACGACCTTTGAAGGTTTGaagtgtgtacggccgtaaacgggTGTACGGTCAATGAAGATTTGCAGATTTGaagggtgtacggtcgtacactcagtAACAAGGATGCTGGATTCGATGAAAAACGTGTTCTAGATACTCCAAATCAACTCCCAAAGATGATTTCTTGAGGATTTTCGGAAGAATAAGGGTGTTTTGGGGTTTACGGTCAAGGGGTAGAGAGAGAGAATAAGAGAGTTTTCGACCAAGAAGATTCAAATGAAGGTGGAGGTTTCATATATATAGACTGGgggtatggtcggtggtgggggtCCACTTGACACCAACCGTAAacgagtgtacggtcgtacacgggtttacaaccgtaaactcacttagACCGGAGACTGCCACTTTTCAAGAAGACCCGGGTTTTCGCGTGATTTTGATTTCGACTCGCATCTAAATTTAAATATATAAAGCTAGATGATTTTCTAAATCAAGAAATTTGACGGAAACtcaacaaaattcaaattttattaacggaaatcggTTAAAGGTAAcggaaaaaggttcgggttgtcacattaccgGGTTTACAACCGGTAGGACccgattaaaaaaaaatttgtaatctgtgaaactttttaaacaaccataattcattcgttttaagtcggattgacacaCGATTTTTTCCAATGCTTaattacagtttgtagatgaatttagactataattttgttgattttggtattatattcaatgagttactgtctttcaaagttgagctatcaaagctgaaaaatttcagcttttcagcaacatttttaaaattttgtaatctgtgaaaatttttaaacaactataactcattcgttttaagtcagaTTGACACACGGTTTTTTTCTAACATTtaatttacagtttgtagatgaattttgactataattttgttgattttggtattatattcaatgagttacagtcttTCAAAGTTGAACTATCAAAGCTAAAATATTCCaactttttaactattattttagactataattcttaattttatgtatctttgaaagataaatcatatgaaaagaatcttggtgaacttgatttatatgttagttgcttttatttggaaaaatacttttgcaagttataatattataatatcaaGGTAGATTGGTTATGATGAAACGGAAACGTAATCATTTTTATAAGTTGTATCGTAGCAAACCCAATAACATATTCGTTTTAGCGAGTTTTATCAAACCCAAAAACTTATTTTAACGACTTGTGGTCTATACAATTAAAGTTGTACTGGTCCAAACGGGTCCAAGAATAGGAAAACCCGGACCTGAACCCGGACTCGGGCACGGACATGGACACGAGTCATCCAGTCCGGTCCACAGTCCACAATATTCTCCATAACCGGTCCGGTCCGattcggtccaaatgctcaccgcTAGTTTTGATTGGTGTTTGCTAGTCAAtaccaaaaagaaaaaaacttaCAATGgttattatagaaaaacaaacttTTAATGAATATATCGAAAATAAAACAAACTTTCATGCTTAAATCAGAAAAAATATCTCATTTTAACAGGAAAAAAATCAAACTATAACAGgtactatttatttatttattttattctgacatctacaaatatgatttattaaataTAAAGTAATATAGGTTactatttataaataaaataataaaaatatgataAGATGTATTTTGTTATTTTAACACTGGGATAGaaacttattttattatttattaattttattctaTCATCTACAAAAACATCCTTCTTTCATACTCTCGGGATTTATGTTTTTAAAGCTTCAAGAAAAAAGGCGTAAGGGGCTTTGTATACTCTCGGGATTTATGTTTTTAAAGCTTCAAGAAAAAAGGCGTAAGGGGCTTTGGCAGCTCCTTCGCTACGCTTCCTTCCATAAATCCAACTTTCACATTCTTTGCTTCACAATTCATCTTCCAATACGAAGGTAATCTTCACTTTTCTTTAATCTATCCCTTCTTCATCTTCCAGATcttttcatatttatgtgtttatgaaccCACCGATCAAAAAAATCTGTTTTTCTAGTAGTTATTAACTAGTTTTCTGAAATCGTTCTATACGGATTGTTAATATACAAGAGAAGTTATGAATTTGTtgttaaacatgctttgaattgTATGTAAGTAGTTCGTGATCGTTTGACTGAGTTTTTGGTTTctgaaattttgataattatttaGCTAGGGTTTTGCATGATAACTTTGTTTTGATTGTGTAATTTCAGGGAGAATTGAGTTATCTGCAGTTGCTACCTTTTTCTTCATGGCTATTATCAGTCGATAGAATCGATTTTGCCAGAGGTTTTGGGGGAGGATTTAGCGATATATTATTAGCTGAAATGCCGTCTACAAGCAGTTCCAGTATGTCGTTTGGGGGATTCCGATCAATTTTAGGATTTGGAAACGATCATAATCAAGTTCATATGGAGGAGGTGAAGAACGACTCTAAATCTCCACTAGATCGTGAACTTGAAAGGTTCCAAGAACAAGTATTCACTCAATTCCATGCactttcatcttcttctcccGATGAATTTCTCTCCATTTTTTGGATATCCAAGCTACTAGACGCATtcattgtttgtcaagaagattTCAAGGTCATTCTCTTGAACAATTCTGAAAATTTCTCAAAACCACCATTAGATAAACTCCTTACAGAGTTCTTCGACAGAAGCATCAAAGCTCTTGACATATGTAACGCTGTTCGTGATGGAATTGAGAAAGTACGCCTTTGGGGTAAACACTTAGCCATTGTTTCAAGTGCTTTTGATTCAAAACAGAGAAACATGATAGGTGAAGGCCAGTTTAGGCGTGCAAGAAAATCATTAACTGATTTAGCCATTGTTATGCTTGATGATCATAAAGAATCTGGATCTGTGTTTTCACATAGAAACAGATCTTTTGGGCGTCCAAACAAAGGTAAAGATCTGAATCAACGTAAGCATGGACACTCAAGGTCTCTCTCATGGAGTGTTCCTAATTCATGGTCTGCAACTAAACAGCTTCAATCAATGTCCAACAGCTTGACTCCATTTCCACCTCGAGGAAATGAAAATGGTGGAAATTCCAGTCTTCAAAACTGTGTTTTCACAATGGGATTTGTTCTCATGTTTGTGTTATGGACTGTAGTTGCTGCAATCCCATGTCAAGATCGTGGTCTTTTCAATTTCTCAATTCCAAGACAATTCTCATGGGGAACTCCATTGTTCTTTCTTCAAGCTCGGATTTTAGATGAATCAAAGAAACGTGAACGTAAGAACAGCCCTGGGCTTTTAACAGAGATTCAACAAATGGAAAAATCAATCAACTTGATCTCAGATTTAATTGATTCTGTTCATCAGTTTCCATTGACAGAAGAACAACAGAAAGAAGTGAAAGATGGAGTTGAAGAGTTATCTTTGGTTTGTAGCTTGTGTAAGAAGGGATTAGATACATTGGATTGTAAATTGAGGGAAGTTTTCAGGAAGATTATGTATTGTAGGACTGAAGGGCTTGGAACATTGACCTCTACATAATCTTGAAGATCAAAATGttgaaaagaacaaaaaaaatgaaggTGATATTTGTAATTTACTagtagctttttttttttttttttttttttttttttatgtaagaACATGCTATCTTTCTTTATTAATGTGATTTTATTGAATATGCATATAAAGATAGATATATCATATAATACAATCTTGCAAAGTTCAAAACTAGTTATTATGCTTtagtatataaattataaaagacCCAAGAAAATGACTATATAtttaggaccaaaattgcaaaaatcagctATGCTTAGGGACCCAAAATAATCATCCTACTTAGAACAAGGACCAAAAAACCTCTATTAAGGACCAAAATTACTAATGGAAACATTTTACGACCAAATTTGCAAAAATAAGCTACAATTAATAACCAAAAACGTAATTTACTCGTCAAACATATAAAAACCCTTTGATAAATTGACAAAAAAAGGAGAATCGTGTTTGATCAAAACCAATTTCATCAACAATCTATTAATTTAGCATatgataatataaaaataaagaaaatgtcgGGGGTAGATATTGACATATTATAATTAAAGAAAGTCAATTATTTGAAATGGAACATGTTGAGATATGAATGAAttatgatttattgatttatgacATGAATGACATGTTTATGTTAATAGGTATATAGACAATGATATATTTTGATGGTCCCCCTCTCCCTATAAATAGCTTCCATTGCTGGAAATATGGTGGTTTTAGTGGACAATGGGCATGCAACAGGCTGTATTATATAGTTTGGAGGTCAACAATGTTTGGCAATTGGTATCCATCAATTTTATCATATTAATATTAACTGTGTTTGTTACATGGGATTTGACTGAACTGAAAAGGATAAGACTGATTCGATTTATTAGGTGCTTTTTGTTTGTTACATGGACAGACTAAACTAAATGAGACTGAATAGAATAACAAGGCAATCTTGTTTTCTGCACAAACAAAATGTCTTGAGTTATCGTCCCATATTTTTTTGTGAcagaaaaaagttaatttttgTACCATTCATATTGgaataaaaattattattatttttggatATTTACAGTGACTGATAAAGAATAATCATGTCTTTTGTGCAAACAAAAGATACCGAGTTATCCTCCCatatatttttttgataaaaagaaaGTTAATTTTTGTTCCATTTACATTGGTATTAATTTTTATTAAGTGAAACTATTTTACAATATACTATGTAGATGGATTTGGAAAAAATGGTCTCTGGAGTAAACCTTTATTTCACAACTGGTCTATGTAGTATACTAGTATACATTTCACAACCTTTTAGCCCCGGTAccaaaatgagtttttgatttattccttttttttttcttattttattaatctttttaattgatttataaTTCCCTAATCTTTTGTAAAGCATGCTTTGTAGGTTTAGATCTCAAAAGCTCACGTGGGTTTTGTTTGTGACATACTTTTTactttatggtttggggaaaATTTCTATTGGAAGAAACAtatttttaaatcaaattttattttttactttatggtttggggaaaATTTCTATTGGAAGAAACAtatttttaaatcaaattttattttaagaacgtaattttataattaatgtttatGGGTCTTAAGTCTTAGGTGGTGGTTTTTATTTTTAAGACAAAACTATAAAAGTAGTATTTGTGGTAtttatattttttgggttttgtcTTAAATCCCGatttttttggattgatggtctTTTTGAGGTAATTTTATTGTGTATTTGATCCCATGAATATTAAAATGACTATAATAtttttggggtatttattttctattatttttttaaaatatatatatatatatatatatatatatatatatatatatatatatatatatatatatatatatatatatatatatatatatatatatatatatatatatatatatatatatatatatattataattaaaaaataagaggagccgcaccaccacctcctcctcctcctcctcctcctcctcctctctctctctctctcacacacacacacacaagcacaTCGCAATATAGAATGAAATCAATTACCAGCCATACCCACCATTGAAGCTACAACCAAACACCATCATCAACTGATTTTTTGGGTACTTAGCTTTTAAGATCCAAACTTAGAGGAAAAATCTGAAATCAATGAAATAAAGTCGCAACTAATGAATTTCAGAGACTTGATGATGGTTTGGCGATTGTAAAAACTTCATTTAATCCTGTGTAAATGAATCTCCATATCAAAAGACACGGGGTTATGCTCATTATATAGTGGagataattatatataacccccccccccccccccccccccacagaGAATACAAAGAGACATACAAATAAATGTAGTCTAATATCCCCCCTAAAGCGACAGGTAGTGGACCAAGGCGCAACATTCGACGAAACTGCTCAAATTGTTGACGAAGCAGGGTTTTGGTAAAGATATCTGCAACCTGAAGCTTGGTTGGAACGAACATAGTAATAAGTTCACCAGATGCAACGAGCTCACGAACAAAATGATAATCAAGGTCGATGTGTTTGGCACGTTTGTGAGCAACATGATTCCGGGTGAGGAAGAGTGCACTCTAATTATCACAAAGGAGGGTCGGTCGACCGGAAGGCAAAGCATGAAGCTCACGCAGAAGATGCAAAATAATCTCAGCGACAGTGTTCGCCATGGCCCGATATTCAGATTCACAGCTGGAGCGAGAAACGGTTGGCTGTTTCTTAGTACTCCAAGATACAAGATTACCTCTCAGGAATATCGAGTAGCCATAAGTGGAACGTCGGGTATCAAGAAAACGAGCCCAATCTGCATCAGAGTAGCCCACAATAGAGGTGGACTTGGGCCGAGAAAAAGTGAGACAAAAAGTGAGTGTTCCCTTCACATAACGAATAAGATGCTTCACAGCTTGAAAGTGAGCGACAGTCGGAGTAGCAAGATATTGGATGACCTGATTCACAGCataggcaatgtccggtcgagtAATCGTCAGATACTGAAGTGCTCCAACCAATGAGCGATAGTGTATGGGGTCCTCATATAGGGACCACCACTAACAAGAGAGGTATTGGTGGCAAAGGGAGTCGTCATGGGCTTAGCATCAAATAGACCTGCACGAGAAACAATGTCATGATCATATTTGGCCTGGCTAAGGAAGAGACCTTGTGGAAGCGAAGTCGCCTCGAGGCCAAGGAAATAGCTCAAGCGCCCAAGATCTTTAATTCGGAACTCAGCATGAAGCTTAGCAATAAAGTTAGACATAACGGAGGTGTCAGATCCAGTGAGGATAAGGTCATCCACATACACCAACAAGTAAAGAATGCAGGGATCTCGGTGAAAAACAAATAAAGATTGGTCAGCCCGACTACAAGAGAATCCATTAGTAACCAGAAAAGAGCTCAACCGATGAAACCACGCACACAaggcttgctttaacccatagaTAGCTTTGTTGAGCTTGCAAACATGATGAGGAAACTGAGTATCAACGAACCCTGGGGGTTGCTGCATATAAACTGTATCACCCAAATTGCCATGTAAAAAGCCATTATTAACATCAAGTTGACGCAGCTGCCACCCATTAACAATGGCGAGAGAAAGAACAACACGGATCGTGGCAGCTTTGACAACAGGACTGAAAGTATGCGAAAAATCAAGACCCGACACCTGACTAAAACTTTGGGCAACAAGACGAGCCTTATGTTGCTCAATACAACCATCTGCCCGATACTTAGTACGAAAAAGCCACCTGCAACCAACAATATCAGAGTGAAGCGGAAGAGGAACCAACATCAAAGTATTATTATGGTGCAACGCATGCATTTCTGAGCGCATAACATTACACCATTTAAGGCCACGCAAGGCAGTGACATGAGAAACCAGATCCGGAGAAGAGAGCACAGCCGATAACAGACCACAGGACTGAAGGTGCGCAAGATCAATCCGATAACGTAGCTTAAAAATCCCCGCCT encodes:
- the LOC111903439 gene encoding protein ROH1, producing the protein MPSTSSSSMSFGGFRSILGFGNDHNQVHMEEVKNDSKSPLDRELERFQEQVFTQFHALSSSSPDEFLSIFWISKLLDAFIVCQEDFKVILLNNSENFSKPPLDKLLTEFFDRSIKALDICNAVRDGIEKVRLWGKHLAIVSSAFDSKQRNMIGEGQFRRARKSLTDLAIVMLDDHKESGSVFSHRNRSFGRPNKGKDLNQRKHGHSRSLSWSVPNSWSATKQLQSMSNSLTPFPPRGNENGGNSSLQNCVFTMGFVLMFVLWTVVAAIPCQDRGLFNFSIPRQFSWGTPLFFLQARILDESKKRERKNSPGLLTEIQQMEKSINLISDLIDSVHQFPLTEEQQKEVKDGVEELSLVCSLCKKGLDTLDCKLREVFRKIMYCRTEGLGTLTST